Proteins from a genomic interval of Rhodothermales bacterium:
- a CDS encoding protease complex subunit PrcB family protein — protein sequence MTRILCAVLLAVLLSACGEDSEIVSEGVVLFFEPVAIGQAGSAQDTLEVVVRDSLAWVDASRQLRPLAPYKRVDFSQSVVVAVAIPTESGGYHVEVQSVEDMGDEVVVTYLFHEPARDCITLAALALPFQVVSVRRFDDKPVRFERATQRYECTWKQP from the coding sequence GTGACCCGAATTCTTTGTGCCGTCTTGCTTGCTGTGCTGCTCTCCGCCTGCGGCGAGGACAGCGAAATCGTGAGCGAAGGAGTGGTCCTCTTCTTTGAGCCCGTGGCTATCGGGCAGGCCGGATCGGCACAGGACACGCTTGAAGTCGTGGTCCGCGACTCTCTGGCCTGGGTGGACGCCTCCCGTCAGCTGCGGCCGCTGGCTCCCTACAAGCGGGTGGACTTCTCCCAGTCCGTGGTGGTGGCCGTGGCCATCCCCACCGAATCAGGCGGATACCACGTGGAGGTGCAGTCCGTCGAGGATATGGGGGACGAGGTGGTCGTGACCTACCTGTTCCACGAGCCCGCTCGGGACTGTATCACGCTCGCGGCCCTGGCGCTTCCGTTCCAGGTCGTTTCCGTGCGCCGGTTTGACGACAAACCGGTCCGGTTTGAACGCGCGACCCAGCGCTACGAGTGTACCTGGAAACAGCCCTAG
- a CDS encoding ABC transporter ATP-binding protein, translated as MIELKGVKKIYKMGSELVRALDGVDLTIDRNEYVAIMGPSGSGKSTMMNIIGCLDTPTEGSYILNGQQVSEMDDNELANVRNREIGFVFQTFNLLPRVNCLQNVELPLIYSGKRRSVRKEMAATALENVGLGDRMTHKPNELSGGQRQRVAVARAIVNQPSILLADEPTGNLDTRTGDEIMLLFEALYRKGNTLLVVTHEEDIARHARRIIRLRDGLIEVDERVPEPVLAGADLGNVLTEA; from the coding sequence ATCATTGAACTGAAGGGCGTCAAGAAGATCTACAAAATGGGTTCGGAGCTGGTCCGAGCCCTGGATGGCGTAGATCTCACGATCGACCGGAACGAATACGTGGCCATCATGGGCCCGTCGGGTTCGGGCAAATCCACGATGATGAACATCATCGGTTGTCTGGATACGCCGACAGAGGGGTCGTACATCCTGAATGGCCAGCAGGTCAGCGAGATGGACGACAACGAGCTGGCCAACGTGCGCAACCGCGAAATCGGGTTCGTCTTCCAGACGTTCAATCTGCTGCCCCGCGTCAACTGCCTTCAGAACGTCGAATTGCCGCTGATCTACTCGGGCAAGCGGCGTTCGGTGCGCAAGGAAATGGCGGCCACGGCGCTGGAGAATGTGGGCCTGGGAGACCGGATGACCCACAAGCCCAATGAGTTGTCAGGCGGTCAGCGTCAGCGTGTGGCCGTCGCCAGGGCCATCGTCAATCAGCCCTCGATTCTGCTGGCTGACGAGCCTACCGGAAACCTGGATACGCGTACGGGCGATGAGATCATGCTGCTCTTTGAAGCGCTGTACCGGAAGGGAAACACCCTGCTGGTGGTCACGCATGAAGAGGACATCGCCCGTCATGCCCGCCGCATCATCCGCCTCCGTGACGGACTGATCGAGGTGGACGAGCGCGTGCCCGAACCGGTGCTGGCAGGCGCGGACCTGGGCAACGTGCTGACGGAGGCCTGA
- a CDS encoding TolC family protein, which translates to MRFRLPMLALAGMLLLPQAASAQTVITYEDAVRIALDQNVALRRAQNSLELQATSLSQARAARLPNLNFSTSTGRNWGLQFDLTTGRLETSSSDRFSLSASSGVTLFDGFAMGANVDQAEAALEAQEFSLENSKQATVLAVGSEYLQVFLDQQQIRIQEENLAAQQQQLERIVEFVRVGQRPISDQYVQEVQVANAEASLLTAQRSLQLSESRLINTLQLDPLESWIFQAPSPDDIELTLRSYNPDELLRTAYAQRQDLKASEFLITAAEAGITVAKSSRLPRVSLSAGASTSYSSFGRDPLTGQTASFDDQLADNRSRNIGLNLSLPIFNRFQTRNSVERAQVQLSNARLDLENIRQSIALDVRQAYLDYQTAVKRLEVTEKQVQSARQALEVEQARYDVASSTLVELTQARASFVDAESQRLSAIAQFYFQQTLIEFYLGALSADNPLF; encoded by the coding sequence ATGCGCTTCCGACTTCCCATGCTGGCACTGGCCGGCATGCTTCTCCTGCCGCAGGCAGCGTCCGCGCAGACAGTGATCACGTACGAAGACGCTGTTCGCATTGCGCTCGACCAGAACGTGGCGCTCCGCAGGGCGCAGAATTCCCTGGAACTGCAGGCCACCTCGCTGTCGCAGGCCCGCGCCGCCCGACTGCCGAACCTGAACTTCAGCACGAGCACCGGCCGCAACTGGGGTCTTCAGTTTGACCTTACGACGGGACGCCTGGAGACCTCCTCCAGCGATCGGTTCTCGCTGTCCGCAAGCTCAGGTGTGACCTTGTTCGACGGGTTCGCCATGGGTGCGAACGTCGATCAGGCAGAGGCTGCCCTCGAAGCGCAGGAGTTCTCCCTGGAGAACAGCAAACAGGCTACCGTGCTCGCGGTCGGCAGCGAATACCTCCAGGTATTCCTCGATCAACAGCAAATCCGGATTCAGGAGGAAAACCTGGCGGCACAGCAGCAACAGCTCGAACGCATTGTTGAGTTTGTTCGCGTCGGCCAGCGTCCCATTTCCGACCAGTACGTGCAGGAAGTGCAGGTGGCCAACGCCGAGGCCTCACTGCTGACGGCTCAGCGCTCCCTGCAGTTGAGCGAATCCCGCCTCATCAACACGCTGCAGCTGGACCCGCTGGAAAGCTGGATCTTCCAGGCTCCGTCCCCGGACGATATCGAACTTACCCTGCGCTCCTACAACCCGGACGAGTTGCTTCGCACGGCGTATGCTCAGCGCCAGGATCTCAAGGCTTCCGAATTTCTGATTACGGCCGCCGAAGCCGGCATCACGGTGGCCAAATCCAGCCGCCTGCCTCGAGTGAGCCTCTCGGCCGGCGCCAGCACCAGCTACTCCAGCTTCGGTCGCGATCCCCTGACCGGCCAGACCGCATCTTTTGACGATCAGTTGGCCGACAACCGGTCGCGCAACATCGGCCTCAACCTGAGCCTGCCGATTTTCAACCGGTTCCAGACGCGCAACTCGGTGGAGCGGGCACAGGTCCAATTGAGCAACGCGCGGCTGGATCTGGAGAACATCAGACAGTCGATCGCGCTTGATGTGCGTCAGGCCTATCTGGACTATCAGACTGCCGTAAAGCGCCTGGAGGTTACCGAGAAGCAGGTTCAGAGTGCGCGGCAGGCCCTGGAGGTCGAGCAGGCCCGGTATGACGTCGCCTCTTCGACTCTGGTGGAACTGACGCAGGCCCGGGCCTCCTTTGTCGATGCTGAGAGCCAGCGCCTTTCGGCAATTGCCCAGTTCTACTTCCAGCAGACGCTGATCGAATTCTACCTCGGTGCCTTGAGCGCCGACAACCCACTCTTCTAG
- a CDS encoding glycosyltransferase, whose amino-acid sequence MSGTVHELLQRGADLLSQRQFDEAEACWLKALQAEPGNGQIVAVLARLYMNQRRLTEAVTLVQSALQQEGGPQPVVLHAFGLLCHHTGDPAGLDAAIGILESVAFDPDKIAELRALKEKTVETTLAETRAERDWAADEIAIFCGPTGHTWSPRSLARGVGGSEEAVIRLGRCLAAEGWKVTVFANVGEEAGDYDGVSYQALDHLNIRDQFNVVVLWRSIQWVDSDFRARQTYVWLHDLPETASFTRGRVDRVTGIMVLSAFHRSTLPHVPDEKFVITANGIDQASLEPSEPQQRNPKRCLYASSYERGLEALLEMWPAVLDAVPDAEVHVFYGWHGFESRMDDPEVAAWVAHMKQLMQQPGVHEHGRVSQQRIIDESYAAGVLAYPSTFEETSCITAMKAQACGAVPVVWNLAALAETVRWGACIEAGDREAYLQALIGMLQDPDRQEQIREEMIPGARAAFSWQAVAAQWSELFSQPTLSVCMIARNEAERIGRCLASVTPVADEVIVLDTGSTDNTIEIATRAGARVEHLEWPDDFAAARNHSLSLATGDWILVIDADEVLDEAAVAPIRRAIAREDVHAFRLLQRNFKPEGEVSRFDDTPLTRLFRNDERFRYEQPIHEQILPSIKRAGGHVEDSTWVLLHDGYMSETVQGGAKRAERNLRLLAGAAAKRPRDPYLHYQLGVTYKSLQDFERAEQHLLLAERIGMQNEVPEARIDLETTLAQLALARNDYAEADRRASTVLEQETGHVVATFVRAVSAMYSGQFARALPALESLMSSDRCHPSMRPQLEALRGHCLAQAA is encoded by the coding sequence ATGTCCGGTACCGTTCACGAACTGCTCCAGCGTGGCGCGGATCTGCTCTCCCAGCGCCAATTCGACGAGGCTGAGGCCTGCTGGCTGAAGGCCCTGCAAGCCGAGCCTGGCAACGGTCAAATCGTCGCCGTTCTGGCGCGCCTGTACATGAACCAGCGCCGGCTCACCGAGGCCGTTACGCTGGTGCAGTCGGCGTTGCAGCAGGAGGGTGGTCCACAGCCCGTGGTGCTTCACGCCTTTGGCCTTCTCTGTCACCATACCGGCGATCCCGCAGGACTGGATGCAGCCATCGGCATTCTGGAGTCGGTAGCCTTCGATCCGGACAAAATCGCCGAATTACGCGCTCTGAAGGAGAAAACGGTGGAGACGACGCTTGCCGAAACTCGGGCTGAGCGGGACTGGGCCGCCGACGAGATAGCGATCTTTTGCGGACCCACGGGGCATACCTGGTCACCGCGCAGCCTGGCCCGCGGAGTCGGCGGGAGCGAGGAAGCCGTCATCCGGCTGGGGCGCTGCCTGGCCGCCGAAGGATGGAAGGTGACCGTCTTCGCCAATGTCGGAGAGGAAGCGGGCGACTACGACGGTGTCTCCTACCAGGCCCTGGACCACCTCAACATCCGGGACCAATTCAATGTCGTGGTGCTGTGGCGCTCGATTCAGTGGGTTGATTCAGACTTTCGGGCCCGGCAGACCTACGTCTGGCTGCACGACCTGCCGGAAACCGCGTCCTTTACCCGGGGAAGAGTCGACCGGGTGACGGGCATCATGGTCCTCTCAGCCTTCCATCGATCCACACTGCCGCACGTACCGGACGAAAAGTTTGTGATCACCGCGAACGGGATCGATCAGGCGTCCCTCGAGCCTTCCGAGCCGCAGCAGCGAAACCCGAAACGCTGCCTCTACGCAAGCTCGTATGAGCGTGGACTGGAGGCCCTGCTGGAGATGTGGCCGGCGGTGCTGGACGCGGTGCCCGATGCAGAGGTGCACGTGTTCTATGGCTGGCACGGGTTCGAATCCCGCATGGACGACCCGGAGGTGGCTGCGTGGGTGGCGCACATGAAGCAGCTGATGCAGCAGCCCGGCGTGCACGAGCATGGTCGCGTCAGCCAGCAGCGTATTATCGACGAATCCTACGCCGCTGGCGTGCTCGCCTACCCGTCGACGTTCGAGGAGACCAGTTGCATTACCGCCATGAAGGCGCAGGCCTGCGGGGCCGTGCCGGTGGTCTGGAATCTGGCGGCACTCGCGGAAACGGTCCGCTGGGGCGCTTGCATCGAGGCCGGTGATCGCGAGGCCTACCTGCAGGCGCTGATTGGAATGCTGCAAGACCCCGATCGCCAGGAGCAGATCCGGGAAGAAATGATTCCCGGTGCGCGAGCAGCGTTCTCCTGGCAGGCCGTTGCTGCGCAATGGAGCGAGCTGTTCAGTCAGCCCACGCTTTCGGTGTGCATGATTGCCCGGAACGAGGCGGAGCGCATCGGCCGCTGCCTGGCTTCGGTGACGCCGGTGGCCGATGAGGTCATCGTGCTGGACACCGGTTCAACCGACAACACGATTGAGATTGCCACCCGGGCCGGAGCTCGGGTGGAGCACCTGGAGTGGCCGGACGATTTCGCGGCGGCACGCAACCACTCGCTGTCTTTGGCGACTGGTGACTGGATCCTGGTCATCGATGCCGACGAGGTCCTCGATGAGGCGGCCGTCGCGCCCATTCGCAGGGCCATCGCACGGGAGGACGTGCACGCGTTCCGACTGCTACAGCGCAACTTCAAGCCGGAAGGCGAAGTCTCGCGATTCGACGATACGCCGCTCACTAGACTCTTCCGAAACGACGAGCGATTCCGCTACGAGCAGCCCATTCATGAGCAGATCCTGCCGTCCATCAAACGCGCGGGTGGTCATGTGGAGGATTCCACGTGGGTGTTGCTGCACGACGGATATATGAGCGAGACGGTGCAGGGCGGAGCAAAGCGGGCCGAACGCAACCTGCGCCTTCTGGCCGGGGCAGCTGCAAAGCGTCCCCGTGATCCCTATCTGCACTACCAACTGGGCGTGACCTACAAGAGCCTGCAGGACTTCGAGCGGGCCGAACAGCATCTACTGTTGGCCGAGCGCATTGGCATGCAGAATGAGGTGCCGGAGGCGCGCATCGATCTGGAGACGACCCTGGCGCAGTTGGCGCTGGCGCGGAACGACTATGCCGAAGCGGACCGTCGTGCATCCACCGTACTCGAGCAGGAGACGGGCCATGTGGTCGCGACGTTCGTGCGCGCGGTCAGCGCGATGTACTCCGGGCAGTTCGCACGGGCGCTGCCGGCGTTGGAGTCCCTCATGAGCTCGGATCGCTGTCATCCGTCGATGCGACCTCAGCTGGAGGCGCTGCGCGGCCACTGCCTGGCGCAGGCCGCCTGA
- a CDS encoding efflux RND transporter periplasmic adaptor subunit: MAKKKNATRRLIIIIGVLAVVALGAVVVLSQVLGGGPDATAVEMEQASVRTLTQVVTASGRVQPEIEVVISPDVSGEIVALPVNEGDRVSQGELLARIKPDFYEAQLEQAQASLLQSRASMAQRKADLLTSELELNRSKQLFENGAIAEAELQTAENRFETAKAGLEASEYAVAAANARLRESREQLAKTAIFAPMDGTVSMLNVELGERVVGTTQMTGTEMMRVAKLDAMEIMVDINENDVVNIALNDSAAIEIDAYPNRTFKGVVTEIANSARVAGAGTQEQVTNFPIKIRILDPHNVSQSTAAGVVVASAESPTASTAPNFRPGMSGTVDVFTETVVDIVAVPIQAVTVRDFNAIAREEARRNRRGANADSTAATEEVPDEEDLRRVVFVAEDGEAQLIEVETGIADDTHIQITSGLSGGEMVIIGPFRAVSRTLEKGDAVTEERSGGFNPGARS, translated from the coding sequence ATGGCTAAGAAGAAGAACGCCACCCGGCGTTTGATCATCATTATTGGCGTGCTGGCGGTAGTCGCGCTTGGCGCCGTCGTTGTATTGAGCCAGGTGCTCGGTGGCGGCCCGGACGCGACGGCCGTGGAAATGGAGCAGGCCTCCGTGCGCACGCTGACGCAGGTCGTCACCGCCTCAGGCCGAGTGCAGCCCGAAATCGAGGTCGTCATCAGCCCCGACGTTTCGGGTGAGATCGTGGCCCTTCCGGTGAACGAAGGCGACCGCGTCTCGCAAGGCGAACTGCTGGCCCGCATCAAGCCTGACTTTTACGAGGCACAGCTTGAGCAGGCCCAGGCCAGTCTCCTGCAGAGCCGAGCCAGCATGGCGCAGCGAAAAGCGGACCTGCTCACTTCCGAGCTGGAGCTGAATCGCTCGAAGCAACTCTTTGAGAACGGAGCCATTGCTGAGGCGGAGCTGCAGACCGCAGAGAATCGCTTTGAGACGGCCAAGGCCGGACTGGAAGCCTCCGAGTATGCCGTGGCCGCAGCGAACGCACGGTTGCGGGAGTCCCGTGAGCAGCTGGCCAAGACGGCCATCTTCGCACCGATGGACGGCACCGTATCCATGCTGAATGTCGAGCTCGGAGAGCGCGTCGTGGGTACCACCCAGATGACGGGTACCGAGATGATGCGGGTCGCCAAGCTTGATGCGATGGAGATCATGGTGGACATCAATGAGAACGATGTGGTCAACATCGCCCTCAACGACTCGGCCGCCATCGAAATCGATGCCTACCCGAACCGGACCTTCAAGGGCGTCGTGACTGAGATCGCCAACTCCGCCCGCGTCGCCGGTGCCGGCACGCAGGAGCAGGTGACCAACTTCCCAATCAAGATTCGCATTCTGGATCCGCACAACGTGTCGCAGTCCACCGCTGCCGGCGTCGTCGTGGCATCCGCGGAAAGCCCGACGGCCTCGACCGCCCCGAACTTCCGCCCGGGTATGAGCGGAACGGTGGACGTCTTCACGGAGACGGTAGTCGACATCGTGGCCGTGCCGATTCAGGCGGTGACGGTGCGGGACTTCAACGCCATCGCACGCGAGGAAGCCCGTCGCAATCGCCGTGGTGCGAACGCAGACTCCACGGCCGCCACCGAAGAGGTGCCGGACGAGGAAGACCTGCGGCGAGTGGTCTTCGTCGCTGAGGACGGCGAGGCCCAGCTGATCGAAGTCGAGACCGGCATCGCAGATGACACGCACATTCAGATTACGTCCGGATTGTCCGGTGGCGAAATGGTCATCATCGGCCCGTTCCGCGCCGTATCCCGCACGCTCGAGAAAGGCGATGCGGTGACTGAAGAGCGCAGCGGCGGATTCAACCCCGGCGCACGGTCATGA